The DNA region TGGAACATGATAACAACGCAACATTTCATGTTCACAAGAGAGCCGCTGAAATGTTGAAATGAGCGGGGTATGAAAGGAATCGGGAGATAGTGATCGTTGCATTTCGGGATCCGAGGCTACCTTGGGTATCTTGCGGTCAGATGCCTGTTCACATGCTCTGTGTTTGGTAGTTTGAGAAGAGCCGCTTGTCTCCTGCAACGTAGGATTTCGGACCTGTGAAAGCCTTCAAAATCACTGTTCCCGAGTCAACCGTGATCGCTGGAAGTACCTTCGTAGGGCAAGCATGTACTCTGGTTTGGATATTGGTACCCAATTCTAAAGAGGCTCCATCTGCCCATAGCCCTGGACGATCTCTGAGAAGAGCGATCGGAACCGATGATCAACATTACTGGTAAATCTCAACATTAAACAACAAAAAGCAAAATGAAATTCGGCAGTTTGGAGTACTCCAGACCTCCCACATGACAGCCCCGGTATGTCCACACCAACATTGATACAAGTCCAAAAAAGACCACCCGTTGCTTGCCATAAGTACCCGAATTCCTGGTTCCACCGAAAAGAGTGGACTCGATCTGTACCCATACGCAACATATTGATGAATAGCCTTGCACAAAGCTTGTTCCGTGGAGTTATTGACTTTCCCCCCTGTTCTTGAAACTAGGCTTGATGCATCACAGAATAACAACCTTGGAGCCCACCTCTCGAGCAAGCTTCAAGCAGCAGCCAAGGCAAGCTTCCTTTCGCAGAATAACAAACGACTGGGTTTCAGAGCTCAAATCCGTCGGTACAAGCGGCTCAGACAGGGCAAAGAATCTCATCTCGTCATTCCCGTCCACAGCAACGACATTGACGACGTTGAGTCCACGTGCACGTCTGTGCTTACGACGACGGCCTCGCTGACGGCCACCTTCAAGTTCGGTTCCCTGCCCATGATCACCTGTCGTTTCAGCAATTTCGCTGTCTATGAGCGGACTTATGAAGCGGGCGGCCGGGTCCGGTTCAGTCAGTTTGGTATCAGGCGGGTGCTCGCATCGGTTGAGAATCAAGGCGTTTGCTAGATTTTGCAGTATTCTTCCGGGATCTCTTGTGACCAAAAGATGTCCGTTCTCTCTCCGTAGGCCTAGCGATATTTCTAACAGGAGTGGTGAAAGTGCGACATCCCAGTGTATTCGATAGTCCGAATAGTAGTCGACATGCCTGGTAACTCCTTCCTCAGCGACGCCAGCCGTCGGATTGAGTTTGAGCCATTTGTTGAACGCCAGACTGGATAGCCCCAAGTTGCAAGCGTCATATGAGGTCTTCTTGAACCAAATAGTGCCCGGAAACCAAGAAAGAGCCAGATATCCATTACTACTGTACTTGTTCATCTCATAGATCGTATGCCATACTGTCTGGCCGCGGGAACTCATCATGAGCCAAGATCGGAAAGGATACACCTTCTGTTGCCCAGTCAGGCTTAAATCGTGCT from Podospora pseudopauciseta strain CBS 411.78 chromosome 6, whole genome shotgun sequence includes:
- a CDS encoding hypothetical protein (EggNog:ENOG503P7S6), with protein sequence MSSRGQTVWHTIYEMNKYSSNGYLALSWFPGTIWFKKTSYDACNLGLSSLAFNKWLKLNPTAGVAEEGVTRHVDYYSDYRIHWDVALSPLLLEISLGLRRENGHLLVTRDPGRILQNLANALILNRCEHPPDTKLTEPDPAARFISPLIDSEIAETTGDHGQGTELEGGRQRGRRRKHRRARGLNVVNVVAVDGNDEMRFFALSEPLVPTDLSSETQSFVILRKEACLGCCLKLAREVGSKVVIL